The Ziziphus jujuba cultivar Dongzao chromosome 1, ASM3175591v1 genome segment aaaaaatatatatttaagtaaaaaacaaaaatgcaccAATAATAATTGGCTCCTCTGCAATTTGGTGGCTGGGAATGCAACCGGATTGTGATCGAGAGCTGGAGGTTGTAAAACGCAAGAGCCATGTCAAAACAAATCGCAGCTCTGACGGACATCATCCCTTTAATGGCAACCAATGCCTTGTACTCGTGTGGGGTCCAgccttttcttttaaaatccgGCCCATTAGGCTTTTAATTTTAGGATTGCAATTCTAAAAAGcattataaataaatgtttataatattcaatttcaattttataacacatgcatattaaaaataacatatatttttgaaatttcagatgaaagagttttaaaaaaaaattttgtgtaTAAGttttatagtaaataatacatatttttttgattaattttcatgtttttattttttttttgtttttatgttagttTTATGTGTTTTTCGTAATCAAAGAATGACAACAACTCGAAGCTTTTGAAGCTTTTGAGTGGAGATCGTTGGACCAAGAGGCTGAACTCTGGGAAGTAGACAATAACTAATAATACAATTCTATTTCCACAACCTTCTATCGGTCTTCTCTCTTCccccattttttaaattttctacgGAGATTAATTGAGTATTAGCCCAAATCCTTAACCCTTTCTTTGCTTTtccacttcttttttttccctaggCCACCCACGACTTGAACCCACGCTCACTTTAGAGGAAAGAACCCCTAATGGCTCGAGTGTTTTTTAAATATGACTTCTAAAATATTGCTTCtaactttttttgaaaatatttaaataatattttaaaagtattttaaacTTGCAAAAATGTTTGCAACTCAAATcaataaagaataatttttcaaGAAGTTCTTCTAAACAACCAAGAGCTCTAAAAGACAAATAAACAAAGCTTAGGCTTTAGCATTCAAGATTATAATTATTACAGGTTTTCTCCATTTACCAGGGGCATGTGAAGCCTATCCTTGGTGAATGCTATGTTGATTTTGagtataaatttcataaacaatttttttggtaaaaatttggTTTTctgatttatcaaaaaaaaaaaaaaaaaaaaaaccgttttCTGATTTTATTTCGATTGTATAATCTGTATACTGCATGTTTATTCTCCTATATATCGGTCAAACGACAGGAGATTAGATGAATTGCAGTAAATGGACACGTACTACGGAaactaccattttttttttttttgttttttttgtttttttggtaatactAATACAGCAACTACTTGACTATAAATAAAGAGACGAGGTCAATAGTCTTCCATGGCCatcttctaattttaattattatttcttttaataaatttcattgaACGTCCTATCTCCAATAGTGTGATTCGTACAATTGGTTGCATAAGTCTTTACTCCAATAGTGTCATTCGTACAATTGGTTGGGTAAGTCGTTACATACGTATTTAACAGCTTGCGATGAATGAACCCCCCGCAAAGTTCTCACAGAACTACCAATTCATTATGACCTTAGATGAGACGGACAGAAATGTACTGGTGGTGAAGTTATCATACCATATACAAaggcaaagaaagaaagaaaagttggTCACTTGGCTGTGCTGAATGTCCCTCCCAGAGAGGAAAAGAGTAAACATTTAAAATTCCGCAgctctttttgttttctgtttttgcttttgtttttgttttttttgagaaaaaatttcCACAGTTCATGTGATACAATTTCTTATATTGGAAGAGACCACATATAATCGAGTAAAactatagtttttcttttttttttttttttttgaccaacaaaaaaatgagacattttatttttattcaaatttattataataagataaatttattattttaagaacatattaacattattaaccaacaaGAATATATCGTTTAATTAAGGAAGATGTATTACtgctcaatttttttaatttaaggtAATAGTTTTGTAACTTTTAGAAATACCAAGATTAGATttgaaaaattgcaaaaataaagtgttagtaacattttttttttttaattgtgatataataatttctattctaatttttattctaaaGGGAAGGGACATATTAATAGTTTCCACTCTAAAAGAAAAGGAGCTCGTCTCAAATTCCGAGGAGGGACATGTTAATAATATCTACTCTCAAATCCATCACAACACCTTGGTGCAGGTGATGTGCCTCTTCTCGGATGTAACAAACCCAACTTCTAGGCTACCTTCAAGAAGTGGCAATTTTCCATAGTGTACTTCAACTATCGTccatcattatatttatttataggaCTTAGCATTTGGTTTTGCATGCTATAATACCCACGAATTTTACAATTTCCCAGACTACATTCACCCCCACTACCTTCATCAGTATTTGAACCTGAACCATGCGAGTACTAATTCTCTTCTTTACACAAATCAACTTTTTCCCATTGCTTTTTCTCCAAGTTAATCAGTCCATTAGGCTCATTATCTATTTCGTTCATGGTAGGCCTTTCCTGTCCTTTTACATTTGCTTCACTGGATTGGCGACTTTTCTTCATCCATAATTTCACCACCAAGTAAGCATTTTTCTTCAACTGCAGTGACAAAGAACGTTGCCAGCCTCTATCCGTGGTTTCTTggaagtttattattattattattattattattgttatttatttgtttattttgaaagCCGAAGTAGTTTCCATGTTAATGAAATAGATTTAAGATTCATAAATGTCAAACCGTGCGttatgtatatttgataaaactacGCATGAAGTAAtaaacttaattattattattactattattattattattattattatttttttttttggttgtaagATTTGAGAATAAAGCAAGAAAAAAGGGAGAAGCAAGAAAAACAGAAAGATATTTCCCAATAAACAGAGGAAAATCAGAGGAAGACTAATGTGCTTCCTTCTTACGTCTGTTTACTACCATAATTAAAGTAACAAAAAGCTAGAACAAACAGCACAATGGAATGGACTTCTTGCTGATGTGGAAGCTCTCTCGGTAACCCGTTTATAAAACTCAGCAACCATAACCAGCTGATAAAGTTTTCTTTCATACGAAACAACTATCGTGCATCATAATATTGGCTTAACATCTGGCTTTGCATACTGTCATGCCCAACAATTGCAGTACCACTACTCCTAAATCCACTTTTACCACTAGAATTTTCGTAAGTGTTTGAAGTAGAACCAAGCAAGTATTCATTCTCTTCTCCACATAAATCAACTTTTCCCCATGGATGTTTGTCCAAATTAACCAGTCCCTCCAGCTCATTTGCTACTTCTTTCATGGTAGGTCTTTCCTCCCCTTTCACACTCAAACACATTTTGGTAAGATTTGCAACTTTTTTTACTTCCTCAACATTTTCTTCATCCACAATGTCACCATCAAGAACATGAAGTAAGCAATCCTCTTCGATTGCACTGACAAAGAACATTGCCAGGTTTCTTTCACCTTCAGGCCTGTTAAAAGAAACTACTTCCTTGCTCGTTAGTAGCTCAGCTAAAACAACTCCATAGCTATATACATCACTTTTTTCCGTTAACTGGCTTGTATGGAAGTATTCGGGGTCTAAGTATCCAAGTGTTCCTTGCACAAAAGTTGTTAGCTGATTTTGGTCTTGAGGAATCAGCTTCGAAGCTCCAAAATCCGCTACTTTTGCTGTGTGATTCTCGTCCAAAAGTATATTGGAAGTTTTCACATCTCTATGTATAATGGGGGTAGATGTTGCAGAATGTAAATACGCAAGTGCCCCAGCTGTTTCCGATGCTATCTTCAATCTCAACTTCCACGGAAGTACAGAAGCTTTTCCTTTCTTGTGAATATGGTGGAAAAAGGTTCCATTAGCAATGAACTGGTAAACAAGTAAAGGAACTTCTGTCTCTAAGCAGCAACCCAACAATTTAACAACGTTCCTATGATTGATTTGCAAAAGAATCATCAGTTCATTGATGAACTGTGCAGTCTGTGTTTCGTCACCAATTTTGGACTTCTTTATAGCAACTTCTTGGCTATCTGGTAATATCCCCTTGTAAACTTTTCCATAGCCTCCTTCTCCAAGAACTCTGTTTTCATCGTAGTTGTTTGTGGCTCTTTTAAGTTCTTCTGCAGTGAAAATTCTTGCAGTTTCAAGATTTGAGAATCGTTCTCGCAATATTAATCCACCATTTTGCTCAAagaatttcctttttaattttcttagctTTATTTTCCTCATTCCCCAACACATAATTGAAACTGCAACCAATAACGCGAGGCTGACACCTGCATTAGTTAAAACGCGAATATTTAGTGAGGAATAAGATCAAGTTATATCTATTATGCGCACTAACGTAAGTAAACTaaagttgaaaataattatatagtaTACGTAAAAATATGGTTTATTATCTTAAATATAATTGAGATACATATTAGATTGTTAAATGATGTTTGTCTACTTAAATCAAACGTTTAgagtaaatattttatatatattatatttaaattaatgggAAACTACTTTTGAGCTAAAGAGTTGGCTAGCAAAATTCTTTAGTCTAGTGATGATGCATATCAAACTTAATTTCTTGTTATGTGTAAATAGTATAATTAAAagccataattttatttttatcatttttttcaaataaaattaactgtATATTTAATGCATATTTTATGAGTTCGAACATACTCACCAAGTGCAATATAGAGAATGAGAACTCTCTCAGATTGATCTATTGCATCCTTCTTGCTGCAGCCCGTCCCATTAATAATTTTGGACCCCTTTGGACATGTACACGTCCAGTTCCCAGGTAAATTATGGCACTTTCCAGGATTGCAGGggtttgaaaatattttgcattcATCTATATCTGAAAATTAAGAAGGTATATACTAGCtgttaagaaaatataaattaaatgaccCACTTCTATTTAACagtttaagatttaaaaaaaatgataatacaaGTTGGTATCAAAGTCAGGatccaatttctctctctatatatatttatatatatatatatatatatatgcagatgtatgtatgtatgataCCTTGGCAACCATCCCGGTGGTACGGGTTCCCATGGTAACCAGTCAAGCATTGACAGTGGTAACCACCAGAACCGTCCTTGACGTCGATACACTTTGTGTTATTTTTGCAAGCAAAGTCCGAACTCTTTTCAGCATCAGAACAGGTCTTACCACTTTCATCTTCAACTGCCCAATTAATAACCACTGGTAGCTCTTTCACCTTTCGCAAGTCTTTAAAACTGGTCCTGGAAAAGTTGAACTTTTTTTCGTCCACTACGAAGGCAAAGCTACATGGGTTAAACTTCCATATATCTGTATGGTTATAATAGCTATTCACCGACACTGTAATGTTTTTCATCCGATAGGGAATAGAAGTTTGGCAACAGCCCACGCCAGAGCAAGACTCATTGAAGGTGCTGATGCTCTCACACCATGATATGCAACCAGTTGCAAATACTTCTGTGCCTCGGTATCCTTGAACAAATGCTTCGGTGTCGCAGCCAACGGCGAAGAACTTGTTTTTAGTGGAAGAGACTGTGTATAAGGACAGATTGAGCGAAGGCTGCCAATTATTAGTTTGCACACCATTCTGATCGTAGCAGTCTCGGCCAATGAACTGGGAAACGCTCAACTCACCATCATCAAGGGATATGTTAGTAACTTCGACGTTGCCTGTCGTTAGAAACGCTCTATGAGGATGGTAAGATTCGTTGCATGTGATAAAAAATTTCTCTCCCAAATAGCAACCTTCATCCATTCCGAAAGGATATGGAACTTTGAGATCACCACAGCTTTCACGGCAGTGAGCGGCGGACTGAGCTGCTACTACTGTGGTTGTGGTGGCTAAAACAACTAGTACTATTAATATTCCAATTGCCATGGAGGGTACTTGTTTGAGTATACCCTGCAAGCCCAAAAccactattatttttttttttttttttttttttataatttctctgAGGCATGAATATATGAACTTTggcttataatattatattcttttgaAGAGGAAGCAAGTCCTTTATATAGCCCCAAATGACCGAAATAATGATCATAAGAAATATTTGCTAATTTAATTTGTATGGCTTGGGATTGATGGTACCACTACTACTTCTCCATGTTGACGAGGTCTCATCATCTATTTTAATTTCCGACTTGTGGAGTGCAATTTAAGGCAACTGGGAAGAGCAGCATTATTGCAGTGAAACACTCCGGACAGTGACATACGTTCgcatttaccaaaaataaaataaaataaaaaacctacgCTGTctctgcttttatatatatatatatataataaaaatcttAACAGATTTAAGTGgatttcaattataaaaataaaaattttctttcaaaataaaattataaaaataaaaacaagagagCACTTGCCCCAGGCCTAGAAGGACTCCCTTGGGTCTCGGGTGTGAAGGTGCTTGAGAAGttgttattgatggatttgatagaaagataaagttttataagtttgttcaaaatatttatatatatataaaatttcaatattgacGACGATTTCAATAGTATtacacagagaaaaaaaaatcatcatcaatactgagacgtggaatttttttttatatatatatataacttataaattttgagtttagtaaataaaaccaaaaaaaaaaaaagtcctgtattatttttttttcataaataatgaattaaattttaaagtaaacaaaaacAACTACATTCTGTTAATCaaccaaagaaaataaaaaataaaaaaataataaaaatttaacaagaACATGGCaccataaatttaataaatttgatttcctCATTTCATTTGATTGTATGATAGTGTATGTCTGGTGTATACGAACATATTGATAGGAGAGCCGTTGAATTGCAGTTAATTTTCTaagccaaataataataataataataattgcagTTAATTTAAGAGTAATAAAAGATCTGGAACAACTTGACTTTGACCATAACGACCCGAGGTCAATAGTCTCCCACGGACAGAaacaaatttcaattattattatttaagaaaaaaaaaatcagtgaaCGATACAATTCCTTGTCCATTTCATCTCCTTGATTGAGATATTACATTTTCCGCAACAAATCGATCGTACAAggacaaaactcattgaaatcCCTTgtgttattttttccttttttttataatccaAAGTGGTAAACCCattagatattttaataatgatagaaattttaaaatttttattaaatttatttagataatatttaattagtatatttttttatatatttattcatttaaaagttcatttatatattttttactggatcgtataaagaaaatattcattaaaatccTTTgtgttattaacttttttttcatgATCCTAAGTAGTAAAACCATCAGTACTTGCCAAACATTTGGCATTCTAATAAtgctaaaaatttcaaaatattcatcaaattttttttggataatatttaataaatttatttttttatacactTATCTACTTATaaggtttactttttttttaaaaaaaaaaatccatataaatatatcaataataataataataatttagtatttgttatttagtaaataaattaataaatttgttcAGTATTTTAGTGTTACAGCCTTACTGTAAAATCCCTTATATGTTCCTGTCTTCATACGTAAATCTCCTTAAGAAACGTTAGAAAATCTCCTCCCTCAGTGATTAATGAATACTGTGTGGCTCAGCAACTGGTCTCAACCAACAATTTgccatggaaatttgttttctggaaaattttctccCAGGTAGCAATCTTTATCCATACCAAAAGGATATGGAACTTTAAGATCACCACAGCTTTCACGGCAGTGACGGATGGATTGAGCTGCTACTATTGTTGTTGCGGTAGCTAAAACAATCATTAGCAATCCTATTGCCATAATGATGGAGGCCATGCccacttctttctttcttttatgaaGCATATAAAATACTATTTAGGTATAgtatattattcttcttctcttttaatATGTATAGCTATTAGCTGT includes the following:
- the LOC125423535 gene encoding wall-associated receptor kinase 2, which gives rise to MAIGILIVLVVLATTTTVVAAQSAAHCRESCGDLKVPYPFGMDEGCYLGEKFFITCNESYHPHRAFLTTGNVEVTNISLDDGELSVSQFIGRDCYDQNGVQTNNWQPSLNLSLYTVSSTKNKFFAVGCDTEAFVQGYRGTEVFATGCISWCESISTFNESCSGVGCCQTSIPYRMKNITVSVNSYYNHTDIWKFNPCSFAFVVDEKKFNFSRTSFKDLRKVKELPVVINWAVEDESGKTCSDAEKSSDFACKNNTKCIDVKDGSGGYHCQCLTGYHGNPYHRDGCQDIDECKIFSNPCNPGKCHNLPGNWTCTCPKGSKIINGTGCSKKDAIDQSERVLILYIALGVSLALLVAVSIMCWGMRKIKLRKLKRKFFEQNGGLILRERFSNLETARIFTAEELKRATNNYDENRVLGEGGYGKVYKGILPDSQEVAIKKSKIGDETQTAQFINELMILLQINHRNVVKLLGCCLETEVPLLVYQFIANGTFFHHIHKKGKASVLPWKLRLKIASETAGALAYLHSATSTPIIHRDVKTSNILLDENHTAKVADFGASKLIPQDQNQLTTFVQGTLGYLDPEYFHTSQLTEKSDVYSYGVVLAELLTSKEVVSFNRPEGERNLAMFFVSAIEEDCLLHVLDGDIVDEENVEEVKKVANLTKMCLSVKGEERPTMKEVANELEGLVNLDKHPWGKVDLCGEENEYLLGSTSNTYENSSGKSGFRSSGTAIVGHDSMQSQMLSQYYDAR